From a region of the Triticum aestivum cultivar Chinese Spring chromosome 7D, IWGSC CS RefSeq v2.1, whole genome shotgun sequence genome:
- the LOC123163681 gene encoding AT-hook motif nuclear-localized protein 10, producing the protein MEVRSEQGLMAGRDLFGLPKSQPAPAPAAPGAPPSSAAMQSVRMAYTADGTPVFAPVSSAVAPPGYQPAGSAAPPHGSSMSAARAAGGNGVAAPPGMGEPSAKKKRGRPRKYGPDAAMSLALVTVPTAAGSPAVTQGASGRPFSPTLPGNFVPSASPDGGKKRGRPKGSTNKPRVDGAGPAGVGFTPHVLTVQAGEDVSSKIMSFSQNGTRAVCVLSANGSISNVTLRQTGTSGGTVTYEGRFEILSLSGSIFVTDNGGQRTRTGGLSVSLAGPDGRLLGGGVAGLLIAASPIQIVVGSFNAGGKKEPKPQAPSEPVPLKVVPSTGMAANSPPSRGTLSESSGGTASPRHQGYASTNNNQPPILSSMPWK; encoded by the exons ATGGAGGTGAGGTCCGAGCAAGGGCTAATGGCGGGAAGGGATCTGTTCGGCTTGCCTAAGAGCCAGCCAGCGCCGGCGCCGGCAGCGCCAGGAGCGCCGCCGTCCTCCGCAGCCATGCAGAGCGTGCGCATGGCGTACACCGCGGACGGCACGCCCGTGTTTGCCCCGGTGAGCTCTGCGGTCGCGCCGCCTGGTTACCAACCGGCTGGGTCTGCAGCACCACCACATGGCTCTAGCATGTCCGCTGCTCGGGCCGCCGGAGGTAATGGCGTCGCGGCGCCGCCGGGCATGGGTGAACCGTCGGCGAAGAAGAAGCGCGGGCGGCCAAGGAAGTACGGGCCCGACGCGGCCATGTCTCTGGCGCTGGTGACCGTGCCGACGGCTGCAGGCTCGCCAGCTGTGACACAGGGTGCTTCTGGGCGGCCGTTCTCACCCACGCTGCCGGGAAACTTCGTGCCGTCGGCGTCGCCGGATGGAGGAAAGAAACGCGGCCGGCCCAAGGGATCTACCAACAAGCCCCGCGTGGATGGTGCTG GGCCGGCAGGAGTTGGATTCACACCTCATGTTCTTACAGTTCAAGCTGGAGAG GATGTATCGTCAAAGATTATGTCATTTTCTCAGAATGGGACTCGTGCAGTTTGTGTTCTCTCAGCAAATGGTTCCATATCAAATGTAACACTTCGTCAAACTGGTACATCAGGTGGAACTGTAACATATGAG GGCCGATTTGAGATACTGTCACTCTCCGGGTCAATCTTCGTAACGGACAACGGAGGCCAGCGTACCCGAACAGGGGGCCTCAGCGTTTCATTGGCAGGTCCTGACGGTCGTCTCTTGGGTGGAGGGGTCGCAGGACTCCTCATAGCAGCTTCTCCAATCCAG ATAGTAGTGGGAAGCTTCAATGCTGGTGGGAAAAAAGAGCCAAAGCCGCAGGCTCCTTCTGAACCTGTACCACTGAAGGTCGTTCCGAGCACTGGGATGGCGGCCAACAGCCCCCCTTCAAGAGGCACATTGAGCGAATCGTCTGGTGGCACCGCAAGCCCGAGACATCAAGGCTATGCGTCCACCAACAATAACCAGCCGCCGATCTTGTCCAGCATGCCCTGGAAATGA